Proteins encoded together in one Shewanella oneidensis MR-1 window:
- the atpE gene encoding F0F1 ATP synthase subunit C codes for METILGMTAIAVALLIGMGALGTAIGFGLLGGKFLEGAARQPEMAPMLQVKMFIVAGLLDAVTMIGVGIALFMLFTNPLGAML; via the coding sequence TATCGCTGTTGCTCTGCTGATTGGTATGGGTGCTCTTGGTACTGCAATCGGTTTCGGCTTATTAGGTGGCAAGTTCCTGGAAGGCGCTGCGCGTCAACCAGAAATGGCTCCTATGCTGCAAGTTAAAATGTTCATCGTAGCGGGTCTACTCGACGCCGTAACTATGATCGGTGTTGGTATCGCATTATTCATGCTGTTCACCAACCCGCTGGGTGCAATGCTGTAA